Proteins from one Burkholderia oklahomensis C6786 genomic window:
- a CDS encoding lysophospholipid acyltransferase family protein: protein MRFVRSLLLFVYFIVYTALYATACFIAFPFLRPNARYWMAAGWCKSTLFVARWLNGIRYRIEGFENLPDGPAVLLPKHQSAWETIALPALMPKPLCYVFKRELLYVPFFGWALGMLHMVHINRKDGKNAFGSVIRQGRARMADGAWVIMFPEGTRTPVGSQGKYKTGGARFAIGAGAPVVPIAHNAGRVWPRNSFMKYPGTVTVSIGKPIDTQGLTPDQLNERVENWIEAEMRRIDPDAYRHERDGARGAARASDAART, encoded by the coding sequence ATGCGCTTCGTCCGCTCCCTGCTGCTTTTCGTCTATTTCATCGTCTACACGGCGCTGTACGCGACCGCGTGCTTCATCGCGTTCCCGTTCCTGCGCCCGAACGCGCGCTACTGGATGGCGGCCGGCTGGTGCAAGTCGACGCTCTTCGTCGCGCGCTGGCTGAACGGCATCCGGTACCGCATCGAAGGGTTCGAGAACCTGCCCGACGGCCCCGCGGTGCTGCTGCCGAAGCATCAGTCCGCGTGGGAAACGATCGCGCTGCCCGCGCTGATGCCGAAGCCGCTTTGCTACGTGTTCAAGCGCGAGCTGCTGTACGTGCCGTTCTTCGGCTGGGCGCTCGGGATGCTGCACATGGTCCACATCAACCGCAAGGACGGCAAGAACGCGTTCGGCTCGGTGATCCGCCAGGGCCGCGCGCGGATGGCGGACGGCGCGTGGGTCATCATGTTTCCGGAAGGCACGCGCACGCCGGTCGGCAGCCAGGGCAAGTACAAGACGGGCGGCGCGCGCTTCGCGATCGGCGCGGGCGCGCCCGTCGTGCCGATCGCGCACAACGCGGGACGCGTGTGGCCGCGCAATTCGTTTATGAAATATCCCGGCACCGTCACGGTGTCGATCGGCAAGCCGATCGACACGCAAGGCCTCACCCCCGATCAATTGAACGAACGCGTCGAAAACTGGATCGAAGCGGAAATGCGCCGCATCGACCCGGACGCCTACCGGCACGAGCGCGACGGCGCACGCGGCGCCGCTCGTGCGTCCGACGCCGCGCGTACCTGA
- a CDS encoding M48 family metallopeptidase, whose amino-acid sequence MPKRPRPRPAVVALDHRQLDLPLFDGPAASPSPASPPPVPPASPATPPDADRSRRRTLALEGRVLEYKLKRSARRTIGFAIDGSGLTITAPRWVTLADIEAAIAEKRRWIFNKLAEWQTRTEQRALPQIDWKEGAQIPYLGKPVSIALVSAKGALSFDAAAATLELGLPAHASEQQIKDRVQGWLQSEAKRIFGERLAVYAQRLGVTYAAYALSSAATRWGSCSSDGKIRLNWRLVHFPMSIVDYVVAHELSHLREMNHSPAFWQTVESIFPEFREARHTLKHHPPELLPAL is encoded by the coding sequence ATGCCGAAGCGTCCCAGGCCACGGCCGGCCGTCGTGGCTCTCGATCACCGCCAGCTCGACCTGCCGCTCTTCGACGGGCCGGCCGCCTCGCCGTCCCCCGCTTCCCCGCCGCCCGTTCCGCCCGCTTCGCCCGCGACGCCGCCTGACGCCGACCGCTCCCGGCGCCGCACGCTCGCGCTCGAAGGCCGCGTGCTCGAATACAAGCTGAAGCGCTCGGCGCGCCGCACGATCGGCTTCGCGATCGACGGCAGCGGCCTCACGATCACCGCGCCGCGCTGGGTGACGCTCGCCGACATCGAAGCGGCGATCGCCGAAAAGCGCCGCTGGATCTTCAACAAGCTCGCCGAATGGCAGACACGAACCGAGCAGCGCGCGCTGCCGCAGATCGACTGGAAGGAAGGCGCGCAGATTCCGTATCTCGGCAAGCCCGTCAGCATCGCGCTCGTGTCGGCGAAGGGCGCGCTCAGCTTCGACGCGGCCGCCGCGACGCTCGAGCTCGGCTTGCCCGCGCACGCGAGCGAACAGCAGATCAAGGATCGCGTGCAAGGCTGGCTGCAGAGCGAGGCCAAGCGGATCTTCGGCGAGCGGCTCGCGGTATATGCGCAGAGGCTCGGCGTCACGTATGCGGCGTACGCGCTGTCGTCGGCCGCGACGCGCTGGGGTAGTTGCTCGAGCGACGGCAAGATCCGCCTGAACTGGCGGCTCGTCCACTTTCCGATGTCGATCGTCGACTATGTCGTCGCGCACGAGCTGTCGCATCTGCGCGAGATGAACCATAGCCCGGCGTTCTGGCAGACGGTCGAATCGATCTTCCCGGAATTCCGCGAAGCGCGGCATACGCTGAAGCACCATCCGCCGGAGCTGCTGCCGGCGCTCTGA